In the genome of Nocardioides marmoribigeumensis, one region contains:
- a CDS encoding NADH-quinone oxidoreductase subunit G, with protein sequence MTVTAGSKSDVDKTDLVTLTIDGIEVSVPKGTLVIRAAETVGIQIPRFCDHPLLAPVGACRQCLVEVALPGPDGEPRTMMGPPGRVKPQASCTMTVSEGMVVNTQLSSPIADKAQHGVMEQLLINHPLDCPVCDKGGECPLQNQAMTNGRGETRFVEVKRTFPKPINISAQVLLDRERCVLCARCTRFSEQIAGDPFIALIERGALQQVGIYEQEPYRSNFSGNVIQICPVGALTSAQYRFRARPFDLVSTPSVAEHDSCGSAIRVDHRRGKVVRRLSGNDPEVNEEWISDKDRFAFGYATATDRLTHPQVRDEETGELRPASWPEAFAVAARGLAHARRNGGVGVLTGGRLTREDAYAYAKFARVALETNDVDFRSRPLSAEETQFLGAHVAGTGLGVTYADLERAGAVLLLGLEPEEEAGSLFLRLRKAVRAGGPRVFAVAPHTSRGLAKLSATVVRTAPGEEPAAIERLGHDGELALDAGGVILVGERLASVPGALSAVSVLLAQTGARLAWVPRRAGDRGALDAGALPTLLPGGRPVGDASARVDVGTVWGTTVPSAPGRDTDAILAAAASGDLAGLVVAGVELDDLADPAAARAAVEAAGFVVSLELRESAVTALADVVLPVAPPAEKAGSFTSWEGRVRPFGKVLTTSNAIPDVRALAGIADELGAHLGFRTPEGAAAELDELGAWDGGRAEAPSVAPEPVAEPAETTLVLATWKSMIGDGPMQDGDEFYKASGPPTVVLVSRATADRLGLVEGGSVELGGPRGSVVLPAEVADLDDHVVWAPTAAGGVHLRRDLGVASGGSVTLSLAEATLEGVR encoded by the coding sequence ATGACCGTGACGGCTGGCTCGAAGAGCGACGTCGACAAGACCGACCTGGTCACCCTCACCATCGACGGCATCGAGGTGAGCGTCCCCAAGGGGACCCTGGTGATCCGTGCGGCCGAGACCGTCGGCATCCAGATCCCGCGCTTCTGCGACCACCCGCTGCTCGCGCCGGTCGGCGCCTGCCGCCAGTGCCTCGTCGAGGTCGCCCTGCCCGGTCCGGACGGGGAGCCCCGCACGATGATGGGCCCGCCCGGTCGCGTGAAGCCCCAGGCCTCCTGCACGATGACGGTCTCCGAGGGGATGGTCGTCAACACCCAGCTCAGCTCCCCGATCGCCGACAAGGCGCAGCACGGGGTCATGGAGCAGCTGCTGATCAACCACCCGCTCGACTGCCCGGTGTGCGACAAGGGCGGCGAGTGCCCCCTGCAGAACCAGGCGATGACCAACGGACGCGGCGAGACGCGCTTCGTCGAGGTCAAGCGCACCTTCCCCAAGCCGATCAACATCAGCGCCCAGGTGCTGCTCGACCGCGAGCGCTGCGTGCTGTGCGCCCGCTGCACCCGCTTCTCCGAGCAGATCGCCGGCGACCCGTTCATCGCGCTGATCGAGCGTGGCGCGCTCCAGCAGGTCGGCATCTACGAGCAGGAGCCCTACCGCTCCAACTTCTCGGGCAACGTGATCCAGATCTGCCCGGTCGGCGCGCTCACCTCGGCGCAGTACCGCTTCCGCGCCCGCCCCTTCGACCTGGTCTCGACCCCGTCGGTCGCCGAGCACGACTCGTGCGGGTCGGCCATCCGGGTGGACCACCGGCGCGGCAAGGTCGTCCGGCGGCTGTCGGGCAACGACCCGGAGGTCAACGAGGAGTGGATCTCCGACAAGGACCGCTTCGCCTTCGGCTACGCCACCGCCACCGACCGCCTCACGCACCCGCAGGTGCGCGACGAGGAGACCGGTGAGCTGCGCCCGGCCTCGTGGCCCGAGGCCTTCGCCGTGGCCGCCCGTGGCCTCGCCCACGCCCGCCGCAACGGCGGCGTCGGGGTCCTGACCGGCGGCCGGCTCACCCGCGAGGACGCCTACGCCTACGCCAAGTTCGCCCGGGTGGCGCTGGAGACCAACGACGTCGACTTCCGGTCCCGTCCGCTGTCGGCCGAGGAGACGCAGTTCCTCGGCGCCCACGTCGCCGGCACCGGCCTCGGGGTCACCTACGCCGACCTCGAGCGGGCCGGTGCGGTGCTCCTGCTGGGCCTCGAGCCCGAGGAGGAGGCCGGCTCGCTGTTCCTGCGGCTCCGCAAGGCCGTCCGTGCCGGTGGCCCGCGCGTCTTCGCGGTCGCCCCGCACACCTCGCGCGGCCTGGCCAAGCTGTCCGCGACCGTCGTACGCACGGCGCCCGGTGAGGAGCCGGCCGCGATCGAGCGGCTCGGCCACGACGGTGAGCTCGCGCTCGACGCCGGGGGAGTGATCCTCGTCGGCGAGCGCCTGGCGAGCGTCCCGGGCGCTCTGAGCGCGGTCAGCGTGCTCCTGGCGCAGACCGGGGCCCGGCTGGCCTGGGTCCCGCGGCGCGCGGGCGACCGCGGCGCCCTCGACGCCGGTGCCCTGCCGACCCTGCTGCCGGGCGGCCGCCCGGTCGGCGACGCCTCGGCGCGGGTCGACGTCGGCACCGTCTGGGGCACGACCGTCCCGTCCGCCCCCGGCCGCGACACCGACGCGATCCTGGCCGCCGCCGCGAGCGGCGACCTCGCCGGCCTCGTCGTCGCCGGCGTGGAGCTCGACGACCTGGCCGACCCGGCCGCCGCGCGCGCCGCGGTCGAGGCCGCCGGCTTCGTGGTCAGCCTCGAGCTGCGCGAGAGCGCGGTGACCGCCCTGGCCGACGTGGTCCTGCCGGTCGCACCGCCCGCCGAGAAGGCGGGCAGCTTCACCAGCTGGGAGGGCCGGGTCCGCCCGTTCGGCAAGGTCCTCACCACCTCCAACGCCATCCCCGACGTCCGCGCCCTGGCCGGCATCGCCGATGAGCTCGGCGCGCACCTCGGCTTCCGCACCCCGGAGGGTGCCGCGGCCGAGCTCGACGAGCTGGGGGCGTGGGACGGCGGCCGTGCGGAGGCCCCGAGCGTGGCGCCGGAGCCGGTGGCCGAGCCCGCCGAGACCACGCTGGTCCTCGCCACCTGGAAGTCGATGATCGGCGACGGCCCGATGCAGGACGGCGACGAGTTCTACAAGGCCAGCGGACCGCCGACGGTGGTGCTGGTCAGCCGCGCCACGGCCGACCGTCTCGGCCTGGTCGAGGGCGGTTCGGTCGAGCTGGGCGGCCCGCGCGGGTCGGTCGTCCTGCCCGCCGAGGTCGCCGACCTCGACGACCACGTGGTGTGGGCGCCCACCGCCGCCGGCGGGGTGCACTTGCGCCGAGACCTCGGCGTCGCGTCGGGTGGGAGCGTCACGCTCTCCCTGGCCGAGGCCACTCTGGAGGGAGTCCGGTGA